The following are encoded in a window of Solibacillus sp. FSL R7-0668 genomic DNA:
- the lysA gene encoding diaminopimelate decarboxylase — protein MHFYGTQQINEQGHLTIGGVDSVELAKQYGTPLFVYDTALIRKRARGFIDTFEKLGVTAQVAYASKAFACVAAYQLAAQENLSLDVVSGGELYTAIKAGFPAERIHFHGNNKSIAELELAFDTKIGCIVVDNFYEIAVLKEIAQSKNQKMNVLLRVTPGVEAHTHDFITTGQADSKFGFDLNNGQADEAFQQVVNDEFIQLLGLHCHIGSQIFETEGFSLAAGKVMQKMGAWKEAYGFEAPVLNLGGGFGIRYTAEDKPLEPHEYVADMIKTVQAESVKLGLTMPEIWIEPGRSLVGDAGTSLYTIGSQKTVPGVREYIAVDGGMSDNIRPALYDAKYEAVIANKANNAKTSTYTVAGKLCESGDKLIIDAALQKAETGDILAMFCTGAYGYSMASNYNRVPRPAVVFVENGEHQLAIQRESYEDLVVNDLPLTLKKGE, from the coding sequence ATGCATTTTTATGGTACACAACAAATTAACGAACAAGGCCATTTAACAATTGGTGGCGTTGACTCTGTGGAGTTAGCAAAGCAATACGGAACACCTTTATTCGTTTATGATACAGCGTTAATTCGAAAACGTGCGCGCGGCTTTATCGATACATTTGAAAAATTAGGTGTAACGGCACAAGTTGCATATGCTTCTAAAGCATTTGCCTGTGTCGCAGCGTATCAATTAGCAGCACAAGAAAACTTATCGCTTGACGTTGTATCAGGTGGCGAATTATATACTGCTATAAAAGCAGGGTTTCCAGCAGAACGCATTCACTTCCACGGTAACAATAAATCGATTGCAGAACTTGAGCTGGCATTCGATACGAAAATTGGTTGTATCGTAGTAGATAACTTTTATGAAATCGCTGTTTTAAAAGAAATCGCACAAAGCAAAAATCAAAAAATGAACGTATTATTACGTGTAACACCTGGTGTTGAAGCACATACACATGATTTTATTACAACGGGTCAAGCTGATTCAAAATTTGGCTTTGATTTAAATAATGGTCAAGCAGATGAAGCATTCCAACAAGTAGTGAATGATGAGTTCATCCAACTACTAGGCTTACATTGCCATATCGGTTCGCAAATTTTTGAAACAGAAGGCTTTAGCTTAGCTGCAGGTAAGGTTATGCAAAAAATGGGTGCTTGGAAAGAGGCGTATGGCTTTGAAGCACCCGTATTAAACTTAGGTGGCGGCTTTGGTATTCGTTATACAGCAGAAGACAAGCCGCTTGAACCTCATGAGTATGTAGCGGATATGATTAAAACCGTACAAGCAGAAAGTGTAAAGCTAGGCTTAACAATGCCTGAAATTTGGATTGAGCCAGGTCGTTCTTTAGTTGGAGACGCTGGTACATCCCTTTATACAATTGGCTCTCAAAAAACAGTACCTGGCGTGCGCGAGTATATCGCGGTTGATGGTGGGATGAGTGACAATATTCGCCCAGCATTATACGATGCAAAATATGAGGCTGTTATTGCAAACAAAGCGAACAACGCAAAAACAAGTACATATACTGTAGCAGGGAAGCTTTGTGAATCTGGTGATAAATTAATCATCGATGCGGCCTTACAAAAGGCAGAAACAGGTGATATTTTAGCGATGTTCTGTACGGGGGCATACGGCTATTCAATGGCATCAAATTACAACCGTGTCCCACGTCCAGCAGTTGTGTTTGTAGAAAATGGGGAGCATCAATTAGCAATTCAACGTGAAAGTTATGAAGATTTAGTTGTAAATGATCTGCCGTTAACATTGAAAAAGGGTGAGTAA
- a CDS encoding GNAT family N-acetyltransferase — protein MLVRYKKSLEKIAMGLISLMPQEKDIKRLMETIQQYDQNENWTLYLWKKDEEYVGTVGIVEENDVATLQHITVIPSYRGEGVAMEMLQELKDMGYNKIVANDETHSFVQKCIPILNNEAD, from the coding sequence ATGTTAGTTCGGTATAAAAAATCATTAGAAAAGATTGCAATGGGATTAATTTCATTAATGCCGCAAGAAAAAGATATCAAACGCTTAATGGAAACCATTCAACAATATGATCAAAATGAAAATTGGACGTTGTATTTGTGGAAAAAGGATGAGGAATATGTAGGAACAGTTGGCATTGTGGAAGAAAACGATGTCGCAACATTGCAACATATTACGGTAATTCCTTCTTATCGAGGCGAAGGTGTAGCGATGGAAATGCTGCAAGAGCTTAAGGACATGGGCTATAACAAAATTGTCGCCAATGATGAGACACATTCATTTGTTCAAAAGTGTATACCAATATTAAATAACGAAGCGGATTGA
- a CDS encoding DUF309 domain-containing protein, which yields MHPLFHPLFIDYCAYFNGNEDYFECHEVLEEYWKEVAPGEKLHSLVGYVQLATGMYHWRRENFNGAARIMQKALHNFKHNKNSCYFDYIDLEQLLVDMQRHLKKIEAKETFTRLKIPITHPKLQVVVQEKIAATPLLDSHFLLNKHMLRDRSDIIALREANKKIKVNKENA from the coding sequence ATGCATCCTTTGTTTCACCCACTATTTATCGATTATTGCGCTTATTTTAACGGCAATGAGGACTATTTTGAATGCCATGAAGTATTAGAAGAATATTGGAAGGAGGTCGCTCCTGGTGAAAAACTTCACTCACTTGTAGGCTATGTCCAGCTTGCTACAGGTATGTATCATTGGCGTCGCGAAAATTTCAATGGTGCCGCACGAATTATGCAAAAAGCGCTCCATAATTTTAAGCACAACAAAAATTCATGTTATTTTGACTATATCGACCTTGAGCAATTGCTGGTAGATATGCAGAGACATCTAAAGAAAATCGAGGCGAAAGAAACTTTCACACGACTAAAAATTCCGATTACCCATCCTAAGCTTCAAGTGGTCGTGCAAGAAAAAATCGCAGCAACACCTTTACTTGATTCCCACTTTCTACTGAATAAGCATATGCTACGTGACCGTTCGGATATTATTGCTCTGCGTGAAGCGAATAAAAAAATAAAGGTCAATAAGGAAAACGCCTGA
- a CDS encoding segregation/condensation protein A produces MSYEVKLEVFSGPLDLLLHLINRLEIDIYDIPMAELTEQYIDHIHAMQTLELNEASEYLVMAATLLAIKSRMLIPINEGEIDVEEFEVDEVDPREELVARLIEYKKYKEAAVQLQELESERGQVFTKAPADLSEYMPKEQLTLFDTNVNVYDMLSAFQKLMRRKQLKKPLSTSIARQEISVKEQMHTVVNILKHSGGKMMFSQLFESDDKPMLVLTFLTLLELMKRQVVFVVQEKNFDDLSLLLKKEEIDDEFEQVIEPN; encoded by the coding sequence ATGTCTTATGAAGTAAAGCTAGAGGTATTTAGTGGACCGCTGGATTTATTGTTACATTTAATTAATCGCTTGGAAATTGATATTTATGATATCCCAATGGCCGAGCTGACGGAACAATATATTGACCATATCCATGCTATGCAAACGCTGGAGCTAAACGAAGCAAGCGAATACTTAGTCATGGCGGCCACATTACTTGCGATTAAAAGCCGCATGCTCATTCCGATAAACGAAGGCGAAATCGATGTGGAGGAATTTGAAGTAGATGAAGTCGATCCCCGTGAGGAATTAGTAGCACGCTTAATTGAATACAAAAAATACAAGGAAGCCGCTGTTCAATTACAAGAGCTTGAAAGCGAACGAGGGCAAGTATTTACAAAGGCTCCTGCTGATTTGTCGGAGTATATGCCGAAAGAACAACTGACATTATTCGATACAAATGTCAATGTGTATGATATGTTAAGCGCATTTCAAAAATTAATGCGTCGCAAGCAGTTGAAAAAACCACTATCAACAAGCATCGCGCGTCAAGAAATTTCAGTAAAGGAACAAATGCATACGGTCGTCAATATTTTAAAGCATTCCGGTGGGAAAATGATGTTTTCACAGTTATTCGAATCCGATGACAAACCGATGCTTGTCCTGACATTCCTAACATTGTTGGAGCTGATGAAGCGCCAAGTTGTCTTCGTGGTACAAGAAAAAAACTTTGATGACTTATCGCTATTGCTGAAGAAGGAGGAAATTGACGATGAATTCGAACAAGTTATTGAGCCGAATTGA
- the scpB gene encoding SMC-Scp complex subunit ScpB, protein MNSNKLLSRIEALLFVAGDEGMTAKQLAQYIEVEVMDIEAGLSELQSQYEEEASRGITLKELAGMYQLTTKPDVANTLKKLIENPTNQVLTAASLEVLAIIAYKQPITRAEIEDIRGVKSERPIATLVSRALAQEVGRAEGTGRAILYGTTKEFLNYFGLKNIQELPPLPEDVDAEEEQPTDLFLSKFQETFNQN, encoded by the coding sequence ATGAATTCGAACAAGTTATTGAGCCGAATTGAGGCGTTATTATTCGTAGCTGGCGATGAAGGAATGACAGCAAAACAGCTTGCCCAATATATAGAAGTAGAAGTAATGGATATTGAGGCAGGGCTAAGTGAGCTACAATCACAGTATGAGGAGGAGGCTTCACGTGGCATCACATTAAAAGAGCTGGCGGGGATGTATCAATTAACAACAAAGCCCGATGTCGCCAATACATTGAAAAAATTAATTGAAAATCCAACGAACCAAGTATTAACGGCCGCTTCCTTAGAAGTACTTGCCATCATTGCGTACAAGCAGCCGATTACTCGTGCAGAGATAGAGGATATACGTGGGGTAAAAAGTGAGCGACCTATTGCAACCCTCGTCTCGCGTGCATTAGCTCAAGAGGTAGGACGAGCAGAAGGAACCGGCCGTGCTATTTTATATGGGACAACGAAGGAATTTCTAAATTATTTTGGCTTAAAAAATATTCAAGAGCTTCCACCCTTGCCAGAGGATGTGGATGCAGAAGAGGAACAACCGACGGATTTATTTTTATCGAAATTCCAGGAAACATTTAATCAAAATTAA
- a CDS encoding D-alanyl-D-alanine carboxypeptidase family protein, which produces MKKWIVSLVVMLFFGFHSIQVNAASASYVVIDAENGRTLVGQNEHERLPIASLTKIWTALIVLEQSELTDLVYVSNRAALVEGSSIYLEQGQTYTIDYLVHGLMMQSGNDAATALAEHVGGSVEGFVRLMNEKAQAYQLNNTYFTNPTGLHDEKHLSSAYDTAKMLQIAMQNEKFQKIASTKVFSQGMTWKNKHRLLHEDVGAIAGKTGYTKVASRTLATFFKREQKSFVVVTLNEGNDWFIHKELANYIDANFSNEVIVKRGIYKTNGLTVEVKEPIEMLMRKGEKSELQHILYVSRHPKSTRAAWRVLDGKQVVASKLVQIKSR; this is translated from the coding sequence TTGAAGAAATGGATTGTAAGTTTAGTTGTGATGCTGTTCTTTGGTTTTCATTCTATTCAAGTAAATGCTGCCTCAGCAAGCTATGTCGTGATTGATGCTGAAAATGGTCGTACATTGGTAGGACAAAATGAACACGAGCGCTTACCAATCGCGAGCTTAACAAAAATTTGGACGGCTTTAATTGTGCTAGAACAAAGTGAACTAACAGATTTAGTGTATGTCTCCAATCGTGCAGCTTTAGTAGAAGGTTCTTCCATTTATCTAGAACAAGGACAAACCTATACAATTGACTATTTAGTGCATGGTTTAATGATGCAATCAGGCAATGACGCAGCGACCGCATTGGCCGAGCATGTAGGGGGCTCTGTAGAAGGTTTTGTTCGTTTAATGAATGAAAAAGCACAAGCCTATCAATTGAACAACACTTATTTCACCAATCCAACGGGCTTACATGATGAAAAGCATTTATCATCTGCCTATGATACAGCGAAAATGCTACAAATCGCGATGCAAAATGAAAAATTTCAAAAAATCGCTTCAACAAAAGTTTTTTCACAAGGTATGACTTGGAAAAACAAGCATCGCTTACTGCATGAAGATGTAGGGGCTATCGCTGGAAAAACAGGTTATACAAAGGTAGCAAGTCGCACACTTGCTACTTTTTTTAAACGGGAACAAAAATCATTCGTAGTCGTTACATTGAATGAAGGAAATGATTGGTTTATTCATAAGGAATTGGCAAATTATATTGATGCGAATTTTTCGAATGAAGTAATTGTAAAAAGAGGAATATACAAAACAAATGGCCTAACTGTTGAAGTAAAAGAGCCAATCGAAATGCTGATGCGAAAAGGCGAAAAGTCGGAGCTACAGCATATCTTATATGTCTCTAGGCATCCGAAATCCACTCGGGCTGCGTGGCGCGTATTGGATGGTAAGCAAGTTGTCGCTTCCAAACTTGTACAAATTAAGTCTCGTTAA
- a CDS encoding pseudouridine synthase — protein MERLQKVIAYAGVASRRKAEQLIVEGKVKVNGKVIKELGTKVSNSDEIEVEGVKLEKEDKVYFLLYKPRGYISAVTDDKGRKTVTDIFKKHVHQRIFPVGRLDYDTTGLLLLTNDGEFSNLMTHPKFKIDKTYIARVKGVPTKQGLMKLQGGIKLEDGKTAPAKVSMTSFDEKAGKAICEITIHEGRNRQVRRMFEAIGTPVVKLKRERFAFLDLTGLSPGEYRQLTKHEVKLLRVLAETGKIDSNR, from the coding sequence ATGGAACGATTACAGAAAGTGATTGCATACGCAGGTGTTGCATCACGACGTAAAGCAGAGCAATTAATCGTAGAAGGTAAAGTAAAGGTCAATGGAAAAGTGATTAAAGAACTTGGAACAAAAGTTTCTAATTCAGATGAAATTGAAGTTGAGGGCGTGAAATTAGAAAAAGAAGATAAAGTTTACTTCTTATTATATAAACCACGTGGCTATATCTCAGCTGTTACGGACGACAAAGGACGCAAAACCGTAACGGATATTTTTAAAAAGCACGTACATCAACGTATTTTCCCAGTAGGACGTTTAGACTATGATACAACAGGTTTACTATTATTAACGAATGATGGGGAATTTTCAAACTTAATGACCCATCCAAAATTCAAAATCGACAAAACGTATATCGCACGTGTAAAGGGCGTACCAACAAAGCAAGGTTTAATGAAGCTACAAGGTGGTATAAAGCTAGAAGATGGTAAAACAGCACCAGCGAAAGTAAGTATGACAAGTTTCGATGAAAAAGCAGGCAAAGCCATTTGTGAAATTACCATTCATGAAGGTCGTAACCGTCAAGTACGTCGTATGTTTGAAGCGATTGGTACACCTGTCGTGAAATTAAAACGTGAACGCTTTGCTTTCCTTGATTTAACAGGTCTTTCACCAGGTGAATACCGTCAGTTAACGAAGCACGAAGTTAAATTATTACGTGTATTAGCGGAAACAGGTAAAATTGATTCCAATAGATAG
- the resA gene encoding thiol-disulfide oxidoreductase ResA — MEQKKKRSIMRGVILVILAIAIGYTVYAAITKDKIEIIAAGAEAPDFEVIDLNGEKHRLKDYKGQGVLLNFWGTWCAPCEREFPAMERQYEPFKEQGVQIIAVNFAQSEFEVEKYVTNMGMTFPVAIDKTKSVFTAYNIGPLPTSIFIKPDGTIDRIITGEMSEVEIIQYLESIKPE; from the coding sequence TTGGAACAAAAGAAAAAACGTTCGATTATGCGCGGTGTGATTCTTGTCATTTTAGCGATCGCCATTGGATATACTGTATACGCCGCCATAACGAAAGATAAAATAGAAATCATTGCTGCTGGTGCAGAGGCGCCAGATTTTGAAGTAATCGATTTAAATGGTGAAAAACATCGCCTTAAAGATTATAAAGGACAAGGTGTTTTGTTAAATTTCTGGGGTACATGGTGTGCGCCTTGTGAACGAGAATTCCCCGCAATGGAACGTCAATACGAACCCTTTAAAGAGCAGGGCGTTCAAATTATTGCTGTCAATTTTGCGCAATCCGAATTTGAAGTAGAAAAATATGTGACGAATATGGGCATGACTTTCCCCGTCGCAATCGATAAAACAAAAAGTGTATTCACAGCCTATAATATCGGGCCACTGCCAACTTCGATTTTTATTAAGCCAGATGGTACGATTGATCGTATAATAACAGGTGAAATGAGCGAGGTAGAAATCATTCAATATTTAGAATCGATAAAGCCAGAATAG
- a CDS encoding cytochrome c biogenesis protein ResB yields MNKILCECGHENLEGTKLCQKCGSPLTEEEKGKKIADMRYEGTAIRSKTYNKSVIDKIWNFFSSVKVGISLIIINLIAASIGTILPQEFYISVATEEEKKQYYSDVYGWFGEVYYALGLSDLYSSLWFQILVLMLGVSIIIASIDRGFPLHKSLTNQRVKRHINFMKRQRIVANGAVTEQQEQTLELVEQKLKALKYNVRREDKAIMAEKGRFSRYGAYVNHVGLIVFIVGVMLHLVPGFYVDESMWLREGETRAIPGMDGYFLKNEKFILETYDNDPQGEQLKQGVNTMAKNYQTNVTLYKQADDAVPGQADNLQEVKSYEIRVNHPLKHEGYAVYQMDYRLNELKTMIFDLSNKATDESLGQISIDLANPQDEYDLGNGAKVRLMGYYPDFSGFKEGVPQTASQTPNNPAFIFKMYTPETPDGETSFVAIQQTLEPDGENIYKMKFANVEMRNMSGLMVRYDKTIPMLFVGGIIFMIGVAIGSYWNHRRIWIEQLADGTVRLAAHTNKNWFGMKKDLDALTSHAHLPHYVDQQELENNENAEIEKDGKTL; encoded by the coding sequence ATGAATAAAATACTTTGTGAATGCGGGCATGAAAATCTGGAAGGCACAAAGCTCTGTCAAAAATGTGGCTCCCCTCTAACAGAAGAGGAAAAGGGCAAAAAAATTGCAGACATGCGCTATGAAGGAACAGCCATCCGTTCAAAAACTTATAATAAGTCAGTAATTGATAAAATTTGGAATTTCTTTTCAAGCGTTAAAGTTGGGATTTCACTCATTATCATCAATTTAATAGCAGCATCGATTGGTACGATTTTGCCTCAAGAGTTTTACATAAGTGTAGCGACTGAGGAAGAAAAGAAGCAATATTATTCAGATGTTTATGGTTGGTTCGGTGAAGTTTACTATGCTTTAGGTTTATCGGATCTTTATTCATCCCTATGGTTCCAAATACTTGTATTAATGTTAGGTGTGTCCATCATTATTGCCAGTATCGACCGAGGTTTCCCGTTACATAAATCTTTAACAAATCAACGAGTAAAACGACATATTAATTTCATGAAGCGTCAGCGTATTGTAGCAAACGGTGCTGTTACTGAGCAGCAAGAGCAGACGTTAGAGTTAGTCGAACAAAAATTAAAAGCGTTAAAATACAATGTGCGTCGTGAAGATAAGGCTATCATGGCTGAAAAGGGGCGCTTTTCTCGTTATGGTGCTTATGTCAATCACGTTGGTTTAATCGTCTTTATCGTGGGCGTAATGTTGCATTTAGTCCCGGGCTTTTACGTCGATGAATCGATGTGGCTACGTGAAGGTGAAACACGTGCGATTCCAGGCATGGACGGTTATTTCTTAAAAAATGAAAAATTCATATTAGAAACCTATGATAATGATCCACAGGGAGAGCAGCTAAAGCAAGGGGTTAATACGATGGCGAAAAACTATCAAACAAATGTAACCTTGTATAAGCAGGCAGACGATGCCGTTCCAGGACAAGCGGATAATTTACAAGAAGTGAAAAGCTATGAAATCCGAGTGAACCATCCATTAAAGCATGAGGGATATGCAGTTTATCAAATGGATTATCGCTTAAATGAGTTAAAAACGATGATATTTGATTTGTCGAATAAAGCAACAGACGAATCACTTGGTCAAATTAGCATCGATTTAGCGAATCCACAAGATGAATATGATTTAGGCAATGGTGCGAAAGTTCGCTTAATGGGCTACTACCCTGACTTCTCAGGCTTTAAAGAGGGTGTACCACAAACAGCATCACAAACACCGAATAACCCAGCCTTCATCTTCAAAATGTATACGCCTGAAACGCCAGATGGAGAAACAAGCTTTGTAGCGATTCAGCAAACGCTTGAACCAGATGGAGAAAATATCTATAAAATGAAGTTTGCAAACGTAGAAATGCGTAATATGTCAGGTTTAATGGTTCGCTATGATAAAACGATCCCAATGCTATTTGTGGGGGGGATTATTTTCATGATTGGTGTAGCGATTGGCTCATATTGGAATCACCGCCGTATTTGGATTGAACAACTGGCAGATGGTACAGTGCGTTTAGCGGCCCACACGAATAAAAACTGGTTTGGTATGAAGAAGGATTTGGATGCGTTAACGAGCCATGCCCATTTACCACACTATGTGGATCAACAGGAACTAGAAAATAATGAAAATGCTGAAATAGAAAAGGATGGTAAAACCTTATGA
- the ccsB gene encoding c-type cytochrome biogenesis protein CcsB yields MSLIDLSGNLLYVAFICYLIGTFFFAGAIKEKNDTAASRADKFGKIAIFVTIIGFVAQLGYFITRWIYTGHAPVSNMFEFTTAFGMFIVLSFIVLYFMYKVSVLGVVALPIALLIIAYAAMFPSEVSPLVPSLQSHWLTIHVITAAFAQSIFAISAVAGLAYLLKNVDMTKKSKESFWLETVMFCCVLVIGFIVATITFSAMDYKAEFEYVDTLDQVSKSTYTMPPLFGMNEYKELSENKMTPLIELPAVIDARKLTTVVWSVLFGTILYGFIRLIFRKKVAVMLQPLVKRVNSTLLDEIAYRAILIAFPIFTLGALIFAMIWAQKAWGRFWGWDPKEVWALITWLFYAAFLHLRLSKGWEGKKTAWLTVIGFVIIIFNLVVVNLVIAGLHSYA; encoded by the coding sequence ATGAGTTTAATCGATTTAAGCGGTAACTTGTTGTACGTTGCGTTTATCTGCTATTTAATCGGAACATTTTTCTTTGCGGGTGCGATTAAAGAAAAAAATGATACTGCAGCAAGTCGTGCAGACAAATTTGGTAAAATCGCAATTTTCGTAACAATCATTGGTTTTGTAGCGCAATTAGGTTACTTCATTACACGTTGGATCTATACAGGACATGCTCCTGTAAGTAATATGTTTGAATTTACGACGGCATTTGGGATGTTTATTGTGCTATCGTTTATCGTTCTTTACTTCATGTATAAAGTTTCCGTGCTAGGCGTAGTGGCACTTCCAATTGCGTTATTAATTATTGCCTATGCGGCGATGTTCCCAAGTGAGGTAAGTCCACTTGTACCGTCATTACAAAGTCATTGGTTAACGATTCACGTAATTACAGCCGCATTTGCTCAATCCATTTTTGCCATTAGTGCGGTTGCTGGTTTAGCTTATTTATTGAAAAATGTCGACATGACGAAAAAATCAAAAGAAAGCTTTTGGTTAGAGACAGTGATGTTCTGCTGTGTGCTTGTCATCGGCTTTATTGTTGCAACCATTACTTTTTCCGCGATGGATTACAAAGCGGAATTTGAATATGTTGATACATTAGATCAAGTAAGCAAATCAACTTATACAATGCCTCCCTTATTTGGGATGAATGAATATAAAGAGCTTTCAGAAAATAAAATGACGCCACTTATAGAATTACCAGCAGTAATTGATGCCCGTAAATTAACGACGGTTGTATGGTCTGTTCTTTTTGGTACAATCTTATACGGTTTCATCCGTTTAATTTTCCGCAAAAAAGTGGCAGTAATGCTGCAACCATTAGTAAAACGTGTGAACTCTACTTTATTAGATGAAATTGCTTATCGTGCGATTTTAATTGCTTTCCCAATCTTTACATTAGGAGCGCTGATTTTTGCGATGATTTGGGCACAAAAAGCATGGGGCCGTTTCTGGGGGTGGGACCCAAAAGAAGTATGGGCACTTATTACGTGGTTATTCTATGCAGCCTTCTTACACTTACGCCTTTCAAAAGGATGGGAAGGAAAGAAAACAGCTTGGTTAACAGTAATCGGATTTGTCATTATTATCTTTAACTTAGTTGTTGTAAACTTAGTCATCGCTGGTTTACATTCATACGCATAA
- a CDS encoding response regulator transcription factor: protein MSENISVLIVDDEDRIRRLLKMYLEREGYFVEEAENGEQALEMAMEKDYHCILLDIMMPEKDGLEVCAELREKKTTPIVLLTAKGEEANRVQGFELGADDYIVKPFSPREVVLRVKAILRRSAVFSPVNNASSSKDLVVFPHLTIDHDAHRVTADGTEVNLTPKEYELLYFLAKSPDKVFDREQLLKEVWHYDFFGDLRTVDTHVKRLREKLNRVSENAAKMIVTVWGVGYKFEVVND from the coding sequence GTGTCTGAAAATATATCTGTATTAATTGTTGATGATGAAGATCGTATTCGTCGCTTACTAAAAATGTATTTAGAACGTGAAGGCTATTTTGTTGAAGAGGCCGAAAATGGAGAACAGGCGCTTGAAATGGCTATGGAAAAAGATTATCACTGTATTCTTTTAGATATTATGATGCCTGAAAAAGATGGACTAGAAGTATGCGCGGAGTTACGTGAAAAGAAAACGACCCCAATCGTATTACTTACAGCAAAAGGTGAAGAAGCAAACCGTGTACAAGGGTTCGAGCTTGGCGCGGATGATTATATTGTAAAACCATTTAGTCCACGCGAGGTTGTGCTACGAGTAAAAGCCATTTTACGCCGCTCAGCTGTATTCTCACCAGTAAATAATGCATCGTCATCAAAGGATTTAGTCGTGTTTCCACATTTAACGATTGACCATGATGCGCACCGAGTGACAGCTGATGGCACAGAAGTTAACTTAACACCAAAAGAGTATGAGTTACTTTACTTCTTAGCAAAATCGCCAGACAAAGTATTCGACCGTGAGCAATTATTAAAAGAAGTTTGGCATTATGACTTCTTTGGTGACTTACGTACGGTCGATACGCATGTTAAGCGCTTACGTGAAAAATTAAATCGTGTTTCTGAAAATGCGGCGAAAATGATCGTAACGGTTTGGGGCGTCGGCTATAAGTTCGAGGTCGTGAATGATTAG